From one Conyzicola nivalis genomic stretch:
- a CDS encoding Rv3654c family TadE-like protein → MKAQHERGAGSVLAVAIIAAVLCLTVMLVPLYSVFAKKQSLAGAADAAALAAADVRVGLEPGEPCAVAARVASANGGRLASCHVDGLVVTVRVTATVAGFAVGVAATAGPPDIRGPTGVE, encoded by the coding sequence GTGAAGGCCCAGCACGAGCGGGGAGCCGGTTCGGTGCTCGCCGTCGCGATCATCGCAGCCGTGCTCTGCCTCACGGTGATGCTCGTTCCCCTCTATTCGGTGTTCGCGAAGAAGCAGTCGCTGGCCGGAGCTGCCGACGCAGCGGCCCTGGCGGCGGCCGATGTGAGGGTCGGGTTGGAGCCGGGCGAACCCTGCGCTGTGGCGGCGCGGGTGGCATCGGCGAACGGCGGCAGGCTGGCTTCGTGCCACGTCGACGGGCTCGTCGTCACCGTGCGAGTGACGGCGACCGTCGCCGGGTTCGCCGTTGGCGTAGCGGCGACCGCCGGTCCTCCCGATATCAGAGGGCCCACAGGAGTTGAATAG
- a CDS encoding TadE family type IV pilus minor pilin, producing the protein MRSRSELPATPGGHRRGDERGSVTAEFAAVVPAIVLLLACCLAGLQITGQQLRLQDAAADVSRSVARGGGGAQAALVGASVSVTQSGDLVCVRLSARSRSPAGTLLGLTLTASSCALGGGK; encoded by the coding sequence ATGCGCTCTCGGTCTGAACTGCCCGCAACTCCGGGCGGGCACCGCCGCGGTGACGAACGCGGCAGCGTCACCGCCGAGTTCGCCGCGGTGGTGCCCGCCATCGTGCTCTTGCTCGCCTGCTGCCTCGCCGGGCTGCAGATCACCGGCCAGCAGCTGCGGTTGCAGGATGCCGCTGCCGACGTCTCCCGTTCGGTCGCCCGCGGCGGCGGCGGTGCTCAGGCGGCGCTGGTCGGTGCCTCGGTCAGCGTCACCCAGAGCGGCGACCTCGTCTGCGTCCGGTTGAGCGCACGGTCGCGCTCGCCCGCCGGCACCCTGCTCGGGCTCACCCTCACCGCTTCGAGCTGCGCACTGGGAGGCGGCAAGTGA
- a CDS encoding DUF4244 domain-containing protein, which translates to MAVRNWRTRLADEEGAATAEYAIATMAAVGFAGLLVVILRSNEVRGLLLDIIRNALSV; encoded by the coding sequence ATGGCTGTACGAAACTGGCGCACCCGTCTCGCCGACGAAGAGGGAGCTGCCACCGCCGAGTACGCGATCGCCACGATGGCCGCCGTGGGGTTCGCGGGACTGCTGGTCGTGATCCTGCGCAGCAACGAGGTCCGCGGGCTGCTGCTCGACATCATCCGCAATGCGCTCTCGGTCTGA
- a CDS encoding type II secretion system F family protein, whose amino-acid sequence MKWPGRARRRDDPQLAAVAAMVQRLAVLLAAGVTPAAAWGYLEETRVVTAVAHRAARGTPVATALVAALPDVPEPERPAWRALAAAWFAATEAGAPLASSLREFAASLRALADAQREISVALSAPIATARLVMVLPAVGVLFGLVLGFDTLGILFTTVPGLACLVLGCILLALAFAWNRRLVASARPRELAPGLRFDLMAIAVSGGTSLERATGSVRRALEAAGVDAVGDLPAVDAVLDLSRRAGVPAGDLLRSEAEEARRSARATAAAAASVLGVKLMLPLGLCILPAFMLLGVAPLLLAVISSTVSGF is encoded by the coding sequence GTGAAGTGGCCAGGTCGAGCGAGGCGGCGCGACGACCCGCAGCTCGCCGCGGTCGCCGCCATGGTGCAGCGTCTCGCGGTCCTGCTCGCCGCCGGCGTGACTCCGGCCGCCGCGTGGGGCTACCTCGAAGAGACGCGGGTGGTCACGGCGGTAGCGCACCGGGCAGCCCGCGGCACACCCGTCGCCACCGCCCTCGTGGCGGCGCTGCCCGACGTGCCCGAACCCGAGCGGCCGGCCTGGCGGGCGCTCGCCGCCGCGTGGTTCGCGGCCACGGAGGCCGGGGCGCCCCTCGCGTCGTCGCTGCGGGAGTTCGCGGCCTCGCTGCGGGCGCTGGCCGACGCCCAGCGCGAAATCTCGGTCGCGCTGTCGGCGCCCATCGCGACCGCGCGCCTGGTGATGGTGCTGCCGGCCGTTGGAGTGCTGTTCGGGCTCGTGCTCGGCTTCGACACGCTCGGCATCCTGTTCACGACGGTCCCGGGGCTGGCCTGCCTCGTGCTCGGGTGCATCCTCCTTGCGCTCGCCTTCGCTTGGAACCGCCGGCTCGTGGCCTCCGCCCGCCCGCGCGAACTCGCTCCCGGCCTGCGGTTCGACCTAATGGCGATCGCGGTGTCGGGCGGCACCTCGCTCGAACGCGCGACCGGGTCGGTGCGGCGGGCGCTCGAGGCGGCCGGCGTCGACGCCGTCGGCGACCTGCCCGCCGTCGACGCCGTGCTCGACCTGTCCCGCCGGGCCGGTGTTCCGGCCGGAGACCTGTTGCGCAGCGAAGCGGAAGAGGCCCGCCGGTCGGCCCGTGCCACGGCGGCGGCCGCCGCCTCGGTGCTCGGCGTCAAGCTGATGCTTCCGCTCGGGCTGTGCATCCTCCCCGCGTTCATGCTGCTCGGTGTCGCACCGCTGCTGCTCGCCGTGATCAGCTCGACCGTGTCGGGCTTCTGA
- a CDS encoding TadA family conjugal transfer-associated ATPase, giving the protein MEPFVAVRPGAPPPPAVRLGADGGFPAEFGVLAPLIADPSVTDVFVNGAHSVWVDRGAGAVLQGAVDLDEQAVRDLAVRLMALGGRHIDETTPCVDTRLHDGIRVHAVLAPVSTRGTLLSIRLPRIRRISLDDLAAAGFFPDGALDRLRALIAGRENLLITGAGGSGKTTLLSAILSAAAPTERIVAIEDVAELRVDHPHFVGLEARQANLEGAGEISLQRLVREALRMRPDRLVLGECRGAEVRDLLAALNTGHDGGAGTLHANSIADVPARLEALGALAAMSASAIGRQAVSAIGTVLHVERRDSRRVLAQTGRFALDKRGRLEVVT; this is encoded by the coding sequence ATGGAGCCCTTCGTCGCGGTACGTCCCGGAGCCCCTCCGCCTCCTGCGGTGCGGCTCGGAGCCGACGGCGGGTTCCCGGCGGAATTCGGCGTGCTCGCGCCCCTCATCGCAGACCCGAGCGTCACCGACGTCTTCGTGAACGGAGCGCACTCGGTGTGGGTCGACCGCGGCGCGGGCGCCGTGCTGCAGGGCGCCGTCGATCTCGACGAACAGGCCGTGCGCGACCTGGCCGTGCGACTCATGGCCCTCGGTGGCAGGCACATCGACGAGACCACGCCGTGCGTCGACACGCGCCTGCACGACGGCATCCGGGTGCACGCCGTGCTCGCACCCGTGTCGACGCGGGGAACCCTGCTGTCGATCCGCCTCCCGCGCATCCGGCGCATCTCGCTCGACGACCTGGCTGCCGCAGGCTTCTTCCCCGACGGTGCGCTCGACCGGCTGCGCGCGCTCATCGCCGGTCGGGAGAACTTGCTCATCACCGGGGCGGGCGGCAGCGGTAAAACGACGCTGCTCTCGGCGATCCTCAGCGCGGCCGCCCCCACCGAACGCATCGTCGCCATCGAAGACGTCGCCGAACTGCGCGTCGACCACCCGCATTTCGTCGGCCTCGAGGCGAGACAGGCCAACCTCGAGGGAGCGGGCGAGATCTCGCTCCAACGGCTCGTGCGCGAAGCGCTTCGGATGCGCCCCGACCGACTCGTGCTCGGCGAATGCCGCGGGGCCGAGGTGCGCGACCTGCTCGCGGCGCTCAACACCGGTCACGACGGCGGCGCCGGAACCCTGCACGCCAATTCGATCGCCGACGTCCCCGCCCGACTGGAGGCCCTCGGCGCACTGGCCGCGATGTCGGCGTCCGCGATCGGCAGGCAGGCGGTGAGCGCGATCGGCACCGTGCTGCACGTCGAACGCCGCGACTCCCGACGGGTGCTCGCTCAGACCGGGCGCTTCGCCCTCGACAAACGCGGGAGGCTCGAGGTGGTGACGTGA
- the acs gene encoding acetate--CoA ligase, with amino-acid sequence MSQNSIDSLLSETRRFAPSDEFAAQSVAAPDIYERAKEDRLAFWADRARELHWHSPFTETLDWSNPPFAKWFADGRINVAYNCLDRHVLAGNGDRVALHWEGEPGDSRSYTYAELTAEVKRAANVLLGLGIGQGDRVAIYLPLIPEAVIAMLAVARIGAVHSVIFGGFSSDSIRSRVADASARLVITADGGWRKGKVFPLKSAVDAALAPADGAEPTTVTDVLVVKRGENTVEWTEGRDHWWHEAVAAAEPEHEAEGFEAENPLFILYTSGTTGKPKGILHTSGGYLTQAAFTHRNVFDLHPETDVYWCTADVGWVTGHSYVVYGPLANGATQVLYEGTPDTPHAGRWWEIIQKYGVSIFYTAPTAIRSFMKIGRQVPNDFDLSSLRVLGSVGEPINPEAWIWYRDVIGHGETPIVDTWWQTETGAIMISALPGITAAKPGSAQTPIPGIVIDVLGDDGTRVDPPRGGLLVVSEPWPSMLRGIWGDPERFIETYWSKFSKDGVWKYFAGDGAHVDADGDITLLGRVDDVMNVSGHRLSTTEIESALVSHKIVAEAAVVGAADDDTGQAVVAFVILKSNQADAQTADEASALLRSHVSDRIGAIARPKRVFIVAELPKTRSGKIMRRLLQDVAEGRAVGDTTTLADTSVMQIITDKVR; translated from the coding sequence ATGTCCCAAAATTCGATCGACAGTCTCCTCTCCGAAACCCGGCGATTCGCCCCGAGCGACGAGTTCGCGGCGCAGTCGGTGGCCGCGCCCGACATCTACGAGAGGGCGAAGGAAGACCGGCTCGCGTTCTGGGCCGACCGGGCCCGCGAGCTGCACTGGCACTCCCCCTTCACAGAGACGCTGGACTGGTCGAATCCCCCATTCGCCAAGTGGTTCGCCGACGGCCGCATCAACGTGGCGTACAACTGTCTCGACCGGCACGTGCTCGCCGGCAACGGCGACCGCGTCGCACTGCACTGGGAGGGAGAACCGGGTGACAGCCGCTCATACACGTACGCAGAACTGACCGCCGAGGTGAAGCGCGCCGCGAACGTGCTGCTCGGCTTGGGCATCGGCCAGGGCGACCGGGTCGCCATCTACCTCCCGCTCATCCCCGAGGCCGTGATCGCCATGCTCGCGGTGGCGCGCATCGGCGCCGTGCACTCCGTGATCTTCGGCGGATTCAGTTCGGACAGCATCCGGTCGAGAGTCGCGGATGCCAGCGCTCGCCTCGTGATCACCGCCGACGGTGGGTGGAGAAAAGGCAAGGTCTTCCCCCTCAAGTCTGCAGTCGACGCCGCCCTCGCGCCCGCAGACGGCGCGGAACCGACCACGGTGACCGACGTGCTCGTGGTCAAGCGCGGCGAGAACACGGTCGAGTGGACCGAAGGACGCGACCACTGGTGGCACGAGGCCGTCGCGGCCGCGGAGCCGGAACACGAGGCCGAGGGCTTCGAGGCCGAGAACCCGCTGTTCATCCTCTACACGAGCGGCACGACCGGAAAGCCGAAGGGCATCCTGCACACGAGCGGCGGCTACCTCACCCAGGCGGCCTTCACCCACCGGAACGTGTTCGACCTGCATCCCGAGACCGATGTCTACTGGTGCACCGCCGACGTCGGCTGGGTCACCGGACACTCCTACGTCGTCTACGGCCCGCTCGCGAACGGCGCGACCCAGGTGCTCTACGAGGGCACCCCCGACACCCCTCACGCGGGCCGCTGGTGGGAGATCATCCAGAAATACGGCGTGAGTATTTTCTACACCGCGCCGACCGCCATCCGGTCGTTTATGAAGATCGGGCGGCAGGTGCCGAACGATTTCGACCTGTCGAGCCTGCGCGTTCTCGGCTCGGTCGGCGAGCCGATCAACCCCGAGGCGTGGATCTGGTACCGGGACGTCATCGGGCACGGCGAGACGCCGATCGTCGACACGTGGTGGCAGACGGAGACGGGCGCGATCATGATCTCCGCGCTGCCCGGCATCACCGCGGCCAAGCCGGGATCGGCGCAGACCCCGATTCCGGGCATCGTCATCGACGTGCTCGGCGACGACGGTACCCGCGTCGATCCCCCGCGCGGCGGGCTGCTCGTGGTTTCCGAACCGTGGCCGTCGATGTTGCGCGGCATCTGGGGAGACCCCGAACGCTTCATCGAGACCTACTGGTCGAAGTTCTCGAAGGACGGCGTCTGGAAGTACTTTGCCGGCGACGGTGCCCACGTCGACGCCGACGGCGACATCACGCTGCTCGGCCGGGTGGACGACGTGATGAACGTGTCGGGGCACCGGCTGTCGACCACCGAGATCGAATCGGCGCTCGTCTCCCACAAGATCGTGGCGGAGGCGGCCGTGGTCGGCGCCGCAGACGACGACACCGGTCAGGCAGTCGTCGCGTTCGTGATCCTGAAGAGCAATCAGGCCGACGCGCAGACGGCGGACGAGGCGAGCGCCCTGCTACGTTCGCACGTGTCCGACCGCATCGGTGCTATCGCCCGGCCGAAGCGCGTATTCATCGTCGCGGAGCTGCCGAAGACCCGGTCGGGCAAGATCATGCGCCGCCTGCTGCAAGACGTGGCGGAGGGCCGGGCCGTCGGCGACACCACGACCCTCGCCGACACGAGCGTCATGCAGATCATCACCGACAAGGTGCGCTGA
- a CDS encoding RidA family protein — MSTIDERLAELGITLPNVVPPVAVYVPAVISGNLVYTSGQLPMVEGVLPATGKLGADVSDEQGKQLARQCALNGLAAVASVIGSLDRVTRIVKVVGFVSSDPGYTGQPGVINGASEVLGEIFGEAGVHARSAVGVAVLPLNSPVEVELVVEFA; from the coding sequence ATGAGCACGATCGACGAACGCCTCGCCGAACTCGGCATCACCCTCCCGAACGTCGTGCCGCCCGTGGCCGTGTACGTTCCCGCCGTCATCTCCGGCAACCTCGTCTACACCTCGGGCCAGCTGCCCATGGTCGAGGGCGTACTGCCCGCCACCGGCAAGCTCGGTGCCGACGTCTCCGACGAGCAGGGCAAGCAGCTCGCCCGCCAGTGCGCGCTCAACGGCCTCGCGGCCGTCGCCAGCGTCATCGGTTCCCTCGACCGCGTCACGCGGATCGTCAAGGTCGTCGGCTTCGTGTCGTCCGACCCGGGCTACACCGGTCAGCCCGGAGTCATCAACGGTGCATCCGAGGTTCTCGGTGAGATCTTCGGCGAAGCCGGCGTGCACGCGCGCAGCGCCGTCGGCGTGGCCGTACTGCCGCTGAACTCGCCCGTCGAGGTGGAGCTCGTCGTCGAATTCGCCTAG
- a CDS encoding transglycosylase domain-containing protein, with the protein MSAQNSRPKGVLSGVLGMFGFSVIAGVLVTVMVTPALAVTGVTASNGIGIFDSLPEFIEIGKQPQRNEIFAVNGVNPDGTRIYTPVAQVYSQNRQEVEWDGVSQFLKDATVAGEDRRFYEHGGVDLQGVIRAAVGNVSGGDTSGASTLSMQLVKNIYIQEALLLPTEEDRDKGVAEAQAGTFDRKIKEMKLAIGLEKKYSKDEILLAYLNIAGFGGNNYGIQSAAQRYYGVSAADVTLAQAASLIAIVQEPGARGLDSAENYQNNKDRRDVILRNMLVEGMIDQAQLDEALASPIDDTTVVHTPYTNGCIAAYPYATYFCDYVTKLIPELEALGSTPEARKAAWTTGGYKIFTSLDLRLQSTVQDTLAAKAPANETRLQLGAAATSVQVGTGRIITMAQNKTYDNSEAAKADPTKTSINYSTDREYGGSSGFQVGSTYKVFTLLNWLDSGRGLNEVVDGNARTLQQSAFTNTCTVGEDGTNDGPFGGTWTFKNSAGEKGNRTVMAATAASINGAYASMGLELDQCKTKQIAESLGVHPAITIDNPDTDKREDKLESNPSGILGTNTISPLTMAAAYAGIANHGIYCKPIAVDGVTDADGNQLPGQAQDCKQAIDPEVAATTVFALQNAMKGYAGNPQDGTPIFGKTGTTDSSNQTWLMSSTSALTTAVWFGNIVGDYPISRYPGGINNRHTISKPINQAADKLYPGTTFDTPVDRLVKGASVTLPDFVGGTAANAQALLSSNKLTYVDAGQIDSDLPAGAVAATDPAAGTIMARGQSVSIFTSNGALKGLPDVVSSAPLAVDAVATLASAGYTNVTQTCVKLAPADAQYLKKVVSSNPTPGAVTRLTDPISLGVGC; encoded by the coding sequence ATGTCTGCCCAAAACTCCCGACCTAAAGGCGTGCTCAGCGGCGTCTTAGGAATGTTCGGCTTCAGCGTGATAGCCGGTGTTCTCGTGACCGTGATGGTCACCCCGGCTCTCGCTGTCACCGGCGTCACCGCTTCCAACGGCATCGGTATCTTCGACAGCCTTCCCGAGTTCATCGAGATCGGCAAGCAGCCGCAGCGCAACGAGATCTTCGCGGTGAACGGTGTGAACCCCGACGGCACCCGCATCTACACGCCGGTCGCACAGGTCTACAGCCAGAACCGTCAGGAAGTGGAGTGGGACGGCGTCTCGCAGTTCCTGAAGGATGCCACGGTCGCCGGTGAGGACCGTCGCTTTTACGAGCACGGCGGAGTGGACCTCCAGGGCGTCATCCGCGCGGCGGTGGGCAACGTCTCGGGCGGAGACACCAGCGGTGCGTCCACCCTGTCGATGCAGCTCGTGAAGAACATCTACATCCAAGAGGCCCTTCTTCTCCCGACGGAGGAAGACCGTGACAAGGGCGTCGCCGAGGCGCAGGCGGGAACCTTCGATCGCAAGATCAAGGAGATGAAACTCGCGATCGGCCTCGAGAAGAAGTACTCGAAAGACGAGATCCTGCTCGCCTATCTGAATATCGCCGGCTTCGGCGGTAACAACTACGGCATCCAGTCGGCCGCGCAACGCTACTACGGCGTCTCCGCCGCCGACGTCACCCTCGCGCAGGCCGCCAGCCTCATCGCCATCGTGCAGGAGCCGGGCGCCCGAGGTCTCGACAGCGCCGAGAACTACCAGAACAACAAAGACCGACGCGACGTGATCCTCCGCAACATGCTCGTGGAGGGAATGATCGATCAGGCCCAGCTCGACGAGGCACTCGCCTCCCCGATCGACGACACGACCGTGGTGCACACGCCGTACACGAACGGCTGTATCGCCGCGTATCCGTACGCCACCTACTTCTGCGACTACGTGACCAAGCTCATTCCCGAGCTCGAGGCGCTCGGTTCCACCCCGGAGGCTCGTAAGGCAGCGTGGACCACCGGCGGCTACAAGATCTTCACGAGCCTCGACCTGCGCCTGCAGTCGACGGTGCAGGACACGCTCGCGGCGAAGGCCCCGGCCAACGAGACACGTCTCCAGCTCGGCGCCGCCGCGACCTCGGTGCAGGTGGGAACCGGCCGGATCATCACGATGGCCCAGAACAAGACCTACGACAACTCCGAGGCGGCGAAGGCCGATCCGACGAAGACATCGATCAACTACAGCACCGACCGTGAGTACGGCGGGTCCAGCGGGTTCCAGGTGGGCTCGACCTACAAGGTCTTCACCCTGCTCAACTGGCTCGACAGCGGCCGCGGCCTGAACGAGGTCGTCGACGGCAACGCGCGCACGCTGCAGCAGTCCGCCTTCACCAACACCTGCACGGTGGGCGAAGACGGCACGAACGACGGACCCTTCGGCGGAACCTGGACCTTCAAGAACTCGGCCGGCGAGAAGGGCAACCGAACGGTGATGGCGGCGACCGCAGCATCCATCAACGGCGCCTACGCCTCTATGGGTCTCGAGCTCGACCAGTGCAAGACGAAGCAGATCGCCGAGTCCCTGGGCGTGCATCCGGCCATCACGATCGACAACCCCGACACTGACAAGCGCGAGGACAAGCTCGAGTCGAACCCCTCGGGAATCCTCGGCACGAACACGATCTCGCCGCTGACCATGGCCGCCGCCTACGCCGGCATCGCCAACCACGGCATCTACTGCAAGCCGATCGCGGTCGACGGCGTCACCGACGCCGATGGCAACCAGCTTCCCGGTCAGGCACAGGACTGCAAGCAGGCGATCGACCCCGAGGTCGCCGCCACCACCGTCTTCGCCCTGCAGAACGCGATGAAGGGCTACGCCGGAAACCCGCAGGACGGCACGCCGATCTTCGGTAAGACCGGGACCACCGACTCGTCGAACCAGACCTGGCTGATGAGCTCGACCAGCGCCCTCACCACCGCCGTGTGGTTCGGCAACATCGTGGGTGACTATCCGATCTCGCGCTACCCCGGCGGCATCAACAACCGTCACACGATATCGAAGCCGATCAACCAGGCGGCCGACAAGCTCTACCCCGGCACGACGTTCGACACCCCGGTAGACCGCCTCGTGAAGGGCGCGAGCGTCACGCTCCCCGACTTCGTCGGCGGAACGGCGGCGAACGCGCAGGCTCTGCTCTCGAGCAACAAGCTCACCTACGTCGACGCCGGCCAGATCGACTCCGACCTGCCGGCCGGCGCCGTAGCGGCGACCGACCCGGCGGCCGGCACGATCATGGCGCGCGGCCAGTCCGTGTCGATCTTCACGAGCAACGGGGCACTCAAGGGACTGCCCGACGTCGTCTCGTCGGCGCCGCTCGCCGTCGACGCGGTGGCGACGCTCGCCTCCGCGGGGTACACCAACGTCACGCAGACCTGCGTGAAGCTCGCGCCGGCGGACGCGCAGTATCTGAAGAAGGTCGTCTCCAGCAATCCGACGCCCGGGGCCGTCACCCGGCTAACCGACCCGATCTCGCTCGGCGTCGGGTGCTGA
- a CDS encoding metallophosphoesterase, with translation MTHPAAKTAATALGAAAAVGVGAVAWGSLVERNRYLVRHEVLPILEPGARPLTVLHLADLHLAPWQEEKQEWVRSLADYEPDLVINTGDNLGHEDAYDALEYTLAPFSSAPGVFVNGSNDYVGPSFKNPMRYFTGPSKHPKTSVVLDTPRMERYFENDLGWLSLNNTARAMTIKGSRLEFFGVNDAHRGWDKLGTLPGVIEDMRENVEWPPGLGGQESVSIGVTHAPYQRVLNSFVNNGANVIFAGHTHGGQVRLPGLPALVTNCDIPRDQAQGLSVWHNARRAAYLNVSAGIGTSIYAPFRFACRPEAVVVTLTASDFSYS, from the coding sequence CTGACGCACCCCGCGGCCAAGACGGCGGCCACCGCGCTCGGCGCGGCGGCCGCCGTCGGCGTCGGCGCCGTCGCGTGGGGCAGCCTCGTCGAACGCAATCGCTATCTGGTCCGCCACGAGGTCTTGCCCATCCTCGAGCCGGGGGCCCGTCCGCTGACGGTGCTCCATCTCGCCGATCTGCACCTGGCACCCTGGCAGGAAGAGAAGCAGGAGTGGGTGCGTTCCCTCGCCGACTACGAGCCCGACCTCGTGATCAACACGGGCGACAACCTGGGGCACGAGGACGCCTACGACGCGCTCGAATACACGCTCGCGCCGTTCTCCTCCGCGCCCGGTGTGTTCGTCAACGGGTCGAACGACTACGTGGGTCCGAGCTTCAAGAACCCGATGCGGTACTTCACCGGGCCGAGCAAGCACCCGAAGACCTCGGTCGTGCTCGACACCCCGCGCATGGAACGCTACTTCGAGAACGACCTCGGTTGGCTGAGCCTGAACAACACGGCCAGGGCGATGACGATCAAGGGCTCCCGGCTCGAGTTCTTCGGCGTCAACGACGCGCACCGCGGCTGGGACAAGCTCGGCACCCTCCCCGGTGTCATCGAAGACATGCGCGAGAACGTCGAATGGCCCCCCGGTCTGGGCGGGCAGGAGTCGGTCTCGATCGGCGTCACGCACGCTCCGTACCAGCGCGTGCTGAACTCGTTCGTGAACAACGGCGCGAACGTGATCTTCGCCGGACACACGCACGGTGGACAGGTGCGCCTGCCCGGACTGCCCGCCCTCGTGACCAATTGCGATATTCCTCGCGATCAGGCCCAGGGTCTCAGCGTCTGGCACAACGCCCGTCGTGCCGCGTATCTCAACGTATCCGCGGGCATCGGAACGTCGATCTACGCCCCGTTCCGCTTCGCCTGTCGACCCGAAGCGGTCGTAGTGACATTAACCGCGTCAGATTTCAGCTATTCTTGA
- a CDS encoding thymidine kinase, which translates to MSKLYFRYGAMNSGKSTALLQAAFNYEERDQQVLLAKPRIDTKGDNAIVSRLGVTRAVDFTVGPDEDIYVAFAGERARVRKQTGKDVSCLLVDEAQFFSETQVDDLLRIAIIEGVPVLAYGIRTDFQTVAFPGSRRLLEIAHSIEELKTICRCGRKAVFNARTVDGQFIFDGEQVAIDLVQDVSYQSLCGKCYLEESDGVLNNGRRERVDVAYEAEPDPDFA; encoded by the coding sequence ATGTCGAAACTCTATTTTCGCTACGGTGCGATGAACAGCGGCAAGAGCACCGCTCTCCTCCAGGCCGCGTTCAACTACGAGGAGCGTGACCAGCAGGTTCTGTTGGCCAAGCCGCGCATCGACACCAAGGGCGACAACGCCATCGTCTCCCGGCTCGGGGTCACCCGCGCCGTCGACTTCACCGTCGGTCCCGACGAAGACATCTACGTCGCCTTCGCGGGCGAGCGAGCCCGAGTACGCAAGCAGACCGGAAAAGACGTCAGCTGCCTGCTGGTCGACGAGGCGCAGTTCTTCTCCGAGACTCAGGTCGACGACCTGCTGCGCATCGCGATCATCGAGGGCGTACCCGTGCTGGCCTACGGCATCCGCACCGACTTCCAGACGGTCGCGTTCCCGGGCAGCCGCCGCCTGCTCGAAATCGCTCACTCGATCGAGGAGCTCAAGACGATCTGCCGCTGCGGACGCAAGGCGGTATTCAACGCGCGCACGGTCGACGGGCAGTTCATTTTCGACGGCGAACAGGTCGCGATCGATCTGGTTCAGGATGTCTCGTACCAGTCGCTCTGCGGAAAGTGCTACCTCGAAGAGAGCGACGGTGTGCTCAACAACGGGCGCCGTGAGCGCGTCGACGTCGCCTACGAGGCCGAGCCGGACCCGGACTTCGCCTAG
- a CDS encoding response regulator transcription factor translates to MNSVEGRQAGGPSGAGNVPDPTRVRLAILDDHEVLLDSLSSWIYANAPDFDLVLSASTWLELVHSDNFPTDLVFLDFQLKEPVSIEARVRTCRAAGAKVIVLTSLDSRESRDRALAAGAAGFLSKTLPMREVMDAARAIMGVRPNTVVQRDWRPLPVGATSQSRPKLSAGEIEAFRLYVSGYSTVEVASKMNVQYETAKTYLRRVREKYAKANRPASKKAELIRRAAEDGYLL, encoded by the coding sequence ATGAACAGCGTTGAGGGCAGGCAGGCCGGCGGCCCCTCGGGCGCGGGCAACGTGCCCGATCCGACGCGCGTGCGGCTGGCCATCCTCGACGACCACGAGGTACTGCTCGACAGCCTCAGCAGTTGGATCTACGCGAACGCCCCCGACTTCGACCTCGTGTTGAGCGCGAGCACCTGGCTCGAGCTCGTGCACAGCGACAACTTCCCCACCGACCTGGTCTTCCTCGACTTCCAGCTGAAGGAGCCGGTCTCGATCGAGGCCAGGGTGCGCACCTGCCGCGCCGCCGGGGCCAAGGTGATCGTGCTCACCAGCCTCGACAGCCGCGAGTCGCGCGACCGGGCGCTCGCCGCGGGTGCCGCGGGCTTCCTCTCCAAGACGCTGCCGATGCGCGAGGTGATGGACGCCGCCCGCGCCATCATGGGCGTGCGGCCCAACACCGTGGTGCAGCGCGACTGGCGTCCGCTCCCGGTCGGCGCCACGAGCCAGTCGCGACCGAAGCTCAGCGCGGGGGAGATCGAGGCGTTCCGCCTCTACGTCTCGGGCTACAGCACCGTCGAGGTGGCGAGCAAGATGAACGTGCAGTACGAGACGGCGAAGACCTACCTGCGCCGGGTTCGCGAGAAGTACGCCAAGGCAAACCGCCCGGCGAGCAAGAAGGCGGAGCTCATCCGACGCGCCGCAGAAGACGGATACCTGCTTTAA